The stretch of DNA ATTTGGCCCTTCAAAGAAGCTTGGCAACTGCCGGCCCAGCTTCTGGTAAGATCAGGTAAGTTCGTTCTATATGGCGTCAATTGGAGCCAAAGAGGTTGGCAAATGGCATGCACGTGGATTGTTGAGCGCAGGAGTGCACGGTGCTCTGTTGTCGGTGTCATGCTGACCTCTTCCAGCTTGGTTGATATCAATTGGTTTACAATGCTACGTTTCCGTACGAATACAGGCGCATGCGAGATCATGACACACTTCACAATGGTCAACGAGAGCGAAACTGATGGTTTCGACCTCTCGTCAAATCAGAGGAGGGCATTTTTTCGCTCGCTCGTCtggaaatattttttcgGAAACATCAAGGGCTGCGTAACCAAAAACTGTGGACATCAAAACTAACACATTTTAGAGCTGTTATCGGTGCCGTTGTCGACGTCCAGTTCGAGCAAGGTGAATTGCCTGCTATTTTGAATGCATTGACCATTGACCAAGGTAACAACCAAAAATTGGTCTTGGAGGTTGCCCAGCACTTGGGTGAGAACGCCGTTAGAGCTATTGCTATGGATGGTACCGAAGGTCTTGTGAGAGGTCAAACCGTTGTTGACACGGGTGCTCCAATCTCTGTCCCAGTCGGAAGAGGTACTTTGGGTAGAATTATTAACGTCGTTGGTGAGCCAATCGATGAGAGAGGCCCAATCGAATGCAAACAAAGAAACCCAATCCACGCTGACCCACCTTCCTTTGTGGAGCAATCTACCGAGGCTGAGGTTTTGGAGACCGGTATCAAGGTTGTCGACTTGCTTGCCCCATACGCCAGAGGTGGTAAGATTGGATTGTTCGGTGGTGCCGGTGTCGGTAAAACCGTCTTCATTCAAGAGCTGATTAAcaacattgccaaggcTCACGGTGGTTTCTCCGTTTTCACCGGTGTCGGTGAGAGAACCAGAGAAGGTAACGATTTGTACCGTGAGATGAAGGAGACTGGTGTCATCAACTTGGAGGGCGAATCCAAGGTCGCCTTGGTCTTCGGTCAAATGAACGAGCCACCTGGAGCTAGAGCTAGAGTTGCCTTGACTGGTTTGACCATCGCTGAGTACTTCAGAGATGAGGAAGGTCAAGATGTGTTGTTGTTCGTTGACAACATTTTCAGATTCACTCAAGCTGGTTCTGAAGTGTCTGCTTTGTTGGGTCGTATTCCATCTGCCGTCGGTTACCAACCAACCTTGGCCACCGATATGGGTTTGCTGCAAGAGAGAATTACCACCACTAGAAAGGGTTCCGTTACCTCTGTTCAAGCCGTCTACGTGCCAGCTGATGACTTGACTGATCCTGCTCCTGCTACTACTTTCGCTCACTTGGATGCTACCACCGTGTTGTCCAGAGGTATCTCTGAGTTGGGTATCTACCCAGCTGTCGACCCATTGGACTCCAAGTCTAGATTGCTCGATGTGTCCGTTGTTGGTCAAGAGCACTATGACGTTGCCACTGGTGTCCAACAAACCTTGCAAGCTTACAAGTCTCTCCAAGATATCATTGCTATTTTGGGTATGGACGAATTGTCTGAGCAAGACAAGTTGACTGTCGAGAGAGCCAGAAAGATTCAAAGATTCCTGTCTCAACCATTTGCCGTCGCCGAGGTTTTCACTGGTATCGAGGGTAAGTTGGTTAGATTGAAGGACACCATTGCTTCTTTCAAGGCTGTCTTGGAAGGTAAGTACGACCACTTGCCTGAAAACGCATTCTACATGGTTGGTGGCATTGAGGATGTCGTTGCCAAGGCCGAGAAGATTGCTGCTGAAGCCAACTAGATCAATTGACAAGTCATTGTATAGACAATTTCTGTTTTAGGCCTATGATCCACCTGAAAAGACATGATtctgaaaattttagaCCGGTCAGTAGTATCCTCGCGAGGTTTTAAAACCGCGTTCGAAAAATAActtgaatttttttattatgAACTCTCTTATACAAAGTGCTAGCACCTTTTTTGATCGGCCTGGCTTCGACTGGAAAGCCGTCATTTTGGGCTTTTCTACCGCCAGTTTTGTCTTCGAGTCCTACCTGAAGTATAGACAAATTCAAAAAGTGGCAAATGCCAAGGAAGTTTCTCCACAAATCAAGGACAAAATTGACAGCGAGACACTTCTGAAATCTTCCAAGTATTCCCTGGCCAAACTCAAGTTTTCGCTTGTTGCTTCGTTCTACTCTCTTGTGCAAAACATTGCGTTCTATCAGTGTGACCTGCTGGCAAAATTGTGGTCGGGGGCCTCGTATCTGGCGTCTTCGTCTATTCTTCCGGCAGTCTTTGTCGGCTCGACAATTACAAAGTCCCTGTTCTTCATGGGTCAAATGTCTCTTATCAGTGTTGTTCTGAATTTGCCAATCGATTACTACTCCAATTTTGTCATAGAAGAAAAATACGGATTCAACAAACTGACTGTCAAGCTATGGCTCACCGACAcaatcaaagaaattctTGTTTTGTTTACCATCGGTGCTCCAGTTCTTGCTGGTTTCCTGAAAATTGTTGACTACTTTGGTGACCAGTTCATGTATTATCTCTCCGTCTTTCTCTTTGTCGTTCAgatcttcctcatcatTATCTATCCTAAATTCATCCAGCCACTGTTCAATAAGCTCGAGCCTCTGGCAGACGGTGAGCTGAAAACCAAGATTGAGCAATTGGCTGAAAGAAACAAATTCCCATTGGACAAGCTATACGTCATTGATGGCTCGAAGAGATCCTCACACTCCAATGCCTACTTCATGGGTCTTCCTTGGGGCTCCAAGCAAATTGTCATCTATGATACTTTGATTGCCTCCTCCGAAGTGCAAGAGGTCGTCGCTGTGCTCGGTCATGAGATTGGCCACTGGTTCTTGTCTCATACTaccaagctgctgctcatCAACCAGGCCCACATCTTTGGAATTTTCACTTTGTTTGCTGCattcatcaacaacaaatcACTGTACCAGAGTTTTGGATTCTACAAAGAGCAACCGGTTATCGTTGgctttttgt from Ogataea parapolymorpha DL-1 chromosome VI, whole genome shotgun sequence encodes:
- a CDS encoding zinc metalloprotease, with protein sequence MNSLIQSASTFFDRPGFDWKAVILGFSTASFVFESYLKYRQIQKVANAKEVSPQIKDKIDSETLLKSSKYSLAKLKFSLVASFYSLVQNIAFYQCDLLAKLWSGASYLASSSILPAVFVGSTITKSLFFMGQMSLISVVLNLPIDYYSNFVIEEKYGFNKLTVKLWLTDTIKEILVLFTIGAPVLAGFLKIVDYFGDQFMYYLSVFLFVVQIFLIIIYPKFIQPLFNKLEPLADGELKTKIEQLAERNKFPLDKLYVIDGSKRSSHSNAYFMGLPWGSKQIVIYDTLIASSEVQEVVAVLGHEIGHWFLSHTTKLLLINQAHIFGIFTLFAAFINNKSLYQSFGFYKEQPVIVGFLLFGDILKPVDTILEFAMNLLSRKYEYQADRYAVEQGYAEELKVALITLHKENLSSLDVDWLFSAYNHSHPHLLERLNYIDLVENEKSEKKQD
- a CDS encoding ATP synthase subunit beta, mitochondrial, which gives rise to MVARLFSVTKRATLKAARANLALQRSLATAGPASGKIRAVIGAVVDVQFEQGELPAILNALTIDQGNNQKLVLEVAQHLGENAVRAIAMDGTEGLVRGQTVVDTGAPISVPVGRGTLGRIINVVGEPIDERGPIECKQRNPIHADPPSFVEQSTEAEVLETGIKVVDLLAPYARGGKIGLFGGAGVGKTVFIQELINNIAKAHGGFSVFTGVGERTREGNDLYREMKETGVINLEGESKVALVFGQMNEPPGARARVALTGLTIAEYFRDEEGQDVLLFVDNIFRFTQAGSEVSALLGRIPSAVGYQPTLATDMGLLQERITTTRKGSVTSVQAVYVPADDLTDPAPATTFAHLDATTVLSRGISELGIYPAVDPLDSKSRLLDVSVVGQEHYDVATGVQQTLQAYKSLQDIIAILGMDELSEQDKLTVERARKIQRFLSQPFAVAEVFTGIEGKLVRLKDTIASFKAVLEGKYDHLPENAFYMVGGIEDVVAKAEKIAAEAN